The genome window TAGGCATAATAATAGTGCTCACCATGGTTTgttgtgagaagtaaatgagtTGTTACAGGCAAGGTGCTCAATACAGTGTCTAGCAGGCTAAGTGTTCAATAGATGTTATTATTATCCTGGGAGGAACACTCACTCTGCTAACCACAATTGGCTGATAACAAGGGTTTGACGCCTCCCAGCAACATTAGCGACTTAAAAGAGGAATCTCTAAGAAACTCGAAGGCCCAAAGGAACAAAGCAGTCAGGGGTGACTGCCCAGGGCTAGGGTTGACGTATCAGGGCAGGtcaggctaaggaaggagaactTCAAAAGCACACCTACTCCATCTCCCTGGCCTAGCTCCCCAGGGGCTGATAGGAGATAAACCAAACCACCCTCTTCAAAGCAGCTGCTCAAGGACCCAGATCAAACGCACAGGCTTGGAGATAAGCTTCAGTCCGCACTTCCTTTTGTCCCTTCCTCCCCACCACATCTCTAGAGGAAATTCTTAGGTGAGGAAAAGGAgttcattcttccttcttttatcaAAAGAAGTCAGTTCTCTGTCCACACAACAACGGGTGGCAGAAGGCAATAGACCAAGAACCGGGGAAGGGACTGAGAAGGCCTCATTCTGTCCCCACTCTGCCAGTCTTCTGCTGTATGTGACTTTGGACTCTCCCTTACGCTCTCCGagcccatttcctcatctgtcaaaaaAGGATAATAACACCtgtccaaaggaaagaaaattgctGTGAGATGCTGGACCCAAAAATGcgtttggggccaggcacagtggttcacgcctgtaatcccagcactttgggaggccaaggcaggaggatcacctaaggtcaagagttcgagaccagcccggccaacgtggggaaaccctgtttctactaaaaatacaaaaattagctgggcatgagggtgggcacctgtaatcccagctacttgggaggttgaaacaggaggagaacggcttgaacctaggaggcggaggttgcagtgagccaagatcatgccactgccctccagcctgggcaacagagaaagactgtctcaccaaaaaaaaaaaaaaaaaatgcatttgggaAAAGATACTGTAACATGTTTATATatcaacattttgaaaaatacaatcatCCATCTTAAATCTTTTGGGAATACAGTGAGgtttgatataaataaatagcCCTACTTTTGTAAAATTCTTCATTCATCAGAAACATTCACTGGGTACTAACTGCACTGAGACTGCCTGGATTTGACACTCCAGGCTCACCTCCTACCAGCttgggccttgggcaagttacttaacctttctgtgcctgtgAAATGGCAGTAACCATAGGACCCATCTCCTAAGGTttctgtaaggattaaatgagagaatgcatgcaaagtgcttagaacagcgTTTGGCACTCAACGTTGGCTACTGTGGTGATGGTGAACCGCTCTGTTAGGCAATAAGTACACAAAGAGGATGAGGAAAACAAGAAGCATTCACAGTCCAGTGGGAGATCAGACAAAGAAGCAAATAGTGGCAGATGCCATGTGATAGGTGTAATAATAGAACATAATACCAACTGTGAGAATGTGGAAGAGGGAGCCTCTTGAGTCATCGGTGGGGCGGGTTTCCTGCAGGGCTGGCTGTCCTGGTCTTAGCCTGCTTGCTCCCACTGTTCCCTGGTGCCCCTCTCGTGCCCCAGGCTGTGTCTGAAGTCGGGGGATGGGGCAGACAGAGGAAGCGCCTTCAAGTGCCCTGAGTGCAGTGTGCTAAATCAGGGCTCCTGGCCAAAGCAGTAATTGCCAGCCGCTGAAAGATATTAAGCGCCAGGGAGGAAAACCAAGTTCTCTATGAGGCAGACTTTTCAGAGTTCTTAcagcttgtaaaaaaaaaaaaaaaaaaaaaaaaaatttttttttaaatgtaaatagttaCCCAGTGAGATATTATTTCATGTTGTTGCCATTAGGGTTTGAGTGTtatgaagagagaggagagagaggcgATCATtcaggcaattctgcctcagcaAGGACTGAAAACTACACATTAACCCCACACAACAAATCTACTCCCTCTAGGACTTAACCTGACTAGAGCATTTTTTCCTGGGtggtgaattttatgtaaattgaaggagtgaaaaaaaatctatacataTTCACAGTTTCCTAAAGGATTTTCTTGATGGTTTCTAGGGAGGGGtgggctttttaaatttttattatttttttttttaagacacattgtgggccaggcgcggtggctcatgccagcactttgggaggctgaggccagcagatcacttgaggtcaggagttcgagaccagcctggccaacagcgtgaattcccatctctactaaaaatacaaaagtattagccgggcatgatggtgcatgcctgtgatctcagctacttgggaggctgaggcaggagaattgcttgaaccaaggaggcggaggttgcagtgagccgagatcacgccactacactccagcctgggcaacagagcaaggctccgtctcaaaaaaaaaaaaaaagaaagaaagaaagaaagaaaaagacacattagactggaggctggggaggggttaCTTTCATTTCTGTAGAATTCAGAGACAATCTGTGCTTTTCTGCTTGGGTTCTCAGTGCTAAATCTGGTGCTGATGTGGCTGCTCCCCAGAGCAATTGCTCCTCAGACACAGATGATGCAATCAGTTGCAGCCATCATTTACCTTCAACTTCCTTTGTGCCAAGCATGAAACAGGTGACATGCGTTGTCTGCTTCTGGTCTCCCAACTCTGAGGTGGCCACGCTTCCATTTTACCCTGGAGGAAACCGAAGCTTAGGGAGGCTCACTGGCCCAGGGTCCCCACAGCAGCCTGGCTCTGGGTCTGACTCCCTTCAGCTTTAACTGGGAATGATAGCAACACCTGATGTTTATTAAGCGCCTGACATACGGAACTGTCATTCTTCACCACAGTGTCATAGGGGCACTCTCAGGCAGCCCTCTCCCCTGTCCCATTTTAATGGTGGCTGCTCATTCCTAGGGCCATTTGAGAAGGGCCTGGATAAAGGAAGGCCCCTGAGCCGTGCATCTGCCACTTTTTGGCAGGGGGAGAACCTGTGCCATATGTCCTGCACAGGGATGTCTTACTCGGGCTTTCCAACCACACGCCCCTCAATAAACACAGCCCATCTGAATACTGAGCCACATTCCCTCCCAGGTGACAAGCCATTCCTCTGAAAACTACACTTGCCTTCAGGCCCCGAGGGCCCCATTTAGTGCTCTGTATAGGTTAGCATTTCAGCTAAGTGAATGGTGAATCCCGATTGTAATAATCATCTAGTAGTGTTTTAATTAGGCCTCTGGCCTGGCTACGCatggtttttcatttttcctcctaCGAAGTTTGGATGAATCCAGCCAAAGAAACCCTGCTACCCTGACCAGCAGCTCAAAGTGTGTCCCTCCTGCCTTGCATGTTTTCGGAGGTGTGTCTTACCCACTTCCCAGGAGGTGGGAGCAGGCCAATGTTGTGTGCCCCTGTCAGTAATTACCACTGGGGGCTCAGGGAGTGAGGTGTTCTTAACAGGACAGTATAGATTTGCCTAGGCAAATTCCCCATCACAGCCGGCCAGCCTGTCCttacctcctcttctctccctttctttccttcattcactacctttttccttctcttttactcTCCAAACAGAGAGTGAATATTCTATtgtcctctcccttctccccgcTCTCCTTTCAGCTGCCTCCTACTCCCTCTGTGTTTTTCAAATTCCCAAAtacttcttccctctcccctccccttttcctcctGATTTATTTCCCATTAATCATTTCTAACACACATCTGCTCAGGCCCTAGAAGGATCCCTTGGCTCCCTCTCACAGCTGGGCTGGTTACAATAATCAGGGGGTCTTTCATCTTTCACAGCCTCCTAGGTCTCCCCTctaccagctcctcctcctctgcaTTCCCACAAAGACCAGCCTCTCTGCACCCTGGCTTCCTTCTGCCCTTCTGGCTCCGCACAACAGACTCCCCAAGGCCAAATGGCTTGTGGGTGAACGCAGCCCTGCAGTGGACTTTTACAGGTGGTGTTGGCAGTGATGGCAATGGCTGCGCACAGAAGTCGGCATGAGAACCCTGCCACGATCAAATAAATGAGATCACCCCCTCCCTTTTCATTCCCGCACCCCTCTTGCTGCAATGTGGGATCCATCTCCCAGTAAGAGTACCCCTTGCCATTCGGTGTAACATGATTTTACCAAGATTAAAATTGGGGAACATGTAATTACAGCTTGTGTAATTTCTAAGCATTCTATTTGTGCTGCCCAAAAAACAGTAGGGATCCAGGGAGCGTGCTTAGTTTCGGGTATGACTGATACTGCCTGGAAGTGGAGTCTGCTGTCTTCTCTATTGGGCAAGATACAGGATCGTGATAGCTATTTCCTTCTGTTTGAAGAGCTCCTTTGAAATCACCTCTCCCCATCTTGGGTTCTCAGGTCGTCTCAAGGCGTCGGTCAGCGCGGCAGAGTCGGGAATCTGCCATCCTAGAGCAATACGCCCTGAGTGACAGGCCTGACAACGGGAGTGATGAATTGGGACTGGAAAAGTGGTGCTGGGAGCCAGGCAGTGACACCAGCGCGCCTCCACTGGCCGCCGAGCGCATGGAGAAGTGGGCTCCCCAGAGGCCCGCGCCCAGAGGACCAACTTCGCCTCCGGAAAAGCGGCCGATCCGGAACTTGGATGTCAGGACTATGACTACGTAAAATCTCTGCCCAAGGCAAAGCTAGCAATGCACACTTTATCAGAAAGGCGCAGGGAGTCGGGAAgggtattgttatttttaattaaaagtttttatCCCGAAATTTCCCTGGGGAAAGCTAGTGCTTTTTCCCCGGAGTGAGAAGGATTGGGGGGGGGCGGAGGAGTTGTGCCCCCGAGCAGCGGTTAGAGAGAGATCCCCCCGAGCAGCGGTTTGAAAGAGATCCCCCCGTCCAGGGACACCCGCCTCGCCCGTGATCTCGGTCCCTCCTCATAGCAGCTGGGCGCGGTACAGTGAGGAACTTTACGACCCTCAGCAGGACACGGTGAGAAGCCTGAAACACACCAGACACCGAGCCTCTAACGCAGGGTGCAGGCACAGCGCGCAAAGCCTGGGGTCCCGCGCTTGGTCGCCGACCATGTCACTCCAGAAGGGAGACAAACTTGCAGGCTTCAGAGAGGACGGGCTGAAAGTAGTTGGAGCTGCCTACGCCGCGTCCCGAGAACAGTGGGTGCCTCCGAGGCTCGGACGCTTCCAAGTGAACACACCAAGGGGAGGCCAAGTAGGGGAAGGAGAGCGGGGCCGAGGAGGGCCCGAGCAGCTCCGGAGAAGGACCCGGGCTCCCGAGGCGAGGCTCGCCCCCAGGCGGCCTCTGGGAGAGGCTTGGACTCCAGCGCCCCGGAGCCCGCGCCGTGCgatccctcccaccccccaccccaccccacctcggACACACACGGCTGGCGGGGTGACAGCCCCCGCCAGCATCACCcgctccccccccccccacccagtggtgagaagggagagaggagagagaacgGCCGGAAAGGAGGACGGGGCACAGAGCTCAGGATCCCGGAGAAGTCCCGTCCCAGGAGGGACCCCAGGGCGAGGAAGGCCCAGTCGGGGGGAGGGTAGGAACCCTGGGAGCGGCCGAGGCCGAGGCGGCGCCGCCGCGCGGCGCGGCCCCTTTAAGGCTCTCCCCGCCCACCGACGGAGCCGGCCTCCGCCCGCCGCTCTCTCCGCCCTGGGGTCCCGGCGAGAGCTGCGATTGGGCGGGCGCGGCGATCCCTTTGAAGTGTGGCTGCCGATCGCGGCTATTTGACGTGCGGCTCGCGGAAGGCGAAGGTTTTTGTGTTACTAGCCCGGGCcagcggcggtggcggcggcggcggcgtcGGTGGAGGAGGGGAGGCGGCGAGGAGGCGCAGCGCCCGCTGCACCGCGATCGACGCTGCGGAGCGAGCCCACCCGCCCCGGGAGCTCGCCTCCCCGGTGCTCCcccgccctccccgcccccccaGCGGAGCTGCCTCCTCCAAATGAGCGATTCGCCCGCTGGATCTAACCCAAGGACACCCGAAAGCAGCggcagcggcagcggcggcggcgggaaGAGGCCGGCGGTGCCGGCAGCGGTGTCCCTCTTGCCACCGGCGGACCCCCTGCGCCAGGCGAACCGGCTCCCGATCAGGGTCCTGAAGATGCTGAGCGCTCACACCGGTCACCTCCTGCACCCGGAGTACCTGCAGCCGCTGTCCTCCACTCCCGTCAGCCCCATTGAGGTCAGTCCCCGGCCGCTGCCCCGCGGCGCCGGCCCCATTCCTCCCACCGTGGCCAGGACCCTGACCCAGCTCCCTGCGCCCCGGGGCCCGGTGCGACGCCCAAGTCTTGTCACGCCGACGGGCTGAGTGATGAGGGGCAGAAAACCGAGGGATCAGAGCCCACCAGGGCCTCCCCAGGCTTCCCCGTGGAAGGATCTCCTTCCACGCTCGCCCTTCGGAGCTCCGTGTTTTCTCTCGGATTGGATTTGCTCCTGGAGTCCCCTCTGGGTCCTTTACTTTTCCTCTGATCCCCAGTTTTCAGCCAGGAGGTGATCTCTGCTGGGCCTTCCCCGCCCCCCACGCCGGGCTGTTTTCTTTGAAGCTCTGGCTGCCCGGGTCCCACTCCGCCTCTATCCCAGCCAGTGAGGGTGCACGGCGCCCGTGCGCTCCCGATCCCGGGTctttcttcctgcctcttccctggGTGCCCTCCCCGGGAGGGAGGTGCTACGGAGAGAGCGCCAACTGCAGCCCCTCCTTTAGAATCCGCGCTCCCCGCTCCTACACCGCTGCGCCATTGCCAGAAACCCGTCCCAAGCGAAGTTGCCCCAAACTAAAGGAATAAGTTTTTTTCCTGGGCCTGGAAGAGGGGGACATTAGAGGGAAGTGGCGAGTCACAGCCCCGACTCCAGAGACGTCACCTTCTCCGGCAGAGGTCCTGGGTGAACCCCTTCCGCAGGGCCTGCGGCGCACCCCGGGACCCAGCGGCAGTGTGGGCGCAGTTCCGCCAGATGCCGCACCCGGCCCGGCCCTCGCTCGCAGACCCTCTCCCCAGGCCCGCCCCGCCCCGTGGCGCCGCCGCCCAGCTCCCCCGGCGCCCCCGCTCGCCCCGCAGGCCTCTGGGTCtcactccttctccctccccctgctGCTGTCTCCCACAGCTGGACGCCAAGAAGAGTCCCTTGGCGCTGCTGGCCCAGACCTGCTCGCAGATCGGCAAGCCGGACCCGCCGCCCTCCTCCAAGCTCAActcggtggcggcggcggcggccaaCGGGCTGGGAGCGGAGAAGGACCCCGGCCGCTCAGCCCCGGGCGCCGCCTCTGCAGCCGCGGCCCTGAAGCAGCTGGGGGACTCCCCGGCCGAGGACAAGTCCAGCTTCAAGCCCTACTCCAAGGGCTCCGGCGGCGGCGACTCCCGCAAAGATAGCGGCTCCTCCTCGGTGTCTTCcacctcctcctcgtcctcctcgtCCCCGGGAGACAAGGCGGGCTTCAGGGTCCCCAGCGCCGCCTGCCCACCCTTTCCCCCGCATGGAGCGCCGGTCTCCGCGTCCTCGTCCTCGTCGTCGCCCGGCGGCTCCCGCGGCGGCTCCCCGCACCACTCTGACTGCAAGAACGGCGGCGGGGTTGGCGGCGGGGAGCTGGACAAGAAAGACCAGGAGCCCAAGCCCAGCCCGGAGCCGGCAGCCGTGAGCCGCGGCAGCGGTGGGGAGCCCGGGGCGCACGGTGGCGCTGAGTCCGGGGCCTCCGGGCGCAAGTCCGAGCCGCCCTCGGCGCTGGTGGGGGCCGGCCACGTGGCGCCGGTGTCTCCCTACAAGCCGGGCCATTCGGTGTTCCCGCTGCCGCCTTCCAGCATTGGCTACCACGGCTCCATTGTGGGTGCCTACGCCGGCTACCCGTCTCAGTTCGTGCCTGGCCTGGATCCTAGCAAGTCCGGCCTCGTGGGAGGCCAGCTGTCTGGGGGCCTAGGCCTGCCGCCCGGCAAGCCCCCCAGCTCCAGCCCGCTCACCGGGGCCTCCCCGCCCTCCTTCCTGCAGGGATTATGCCGCGACCCCTATTGCCTGGGAGGTTACCACAGCGCCTCGCACCTCGGCGGCTCCAGCTGCTCCACCTGCAGTGCGCACGACCCAGCCGGGCCCAGCCTGAAGGCGGGGGGCTACCCGCTGGTGTACCCCGGGCACCCGCTGCAGCCCGCCGCGCTGTCGTCCAGCGCCGCCCAGGCCGCGCTCCCCGGCCACCCTCTCTACACCTACGGCTTCATGCTGCAGAACGAACCGCTGCCGCACAGCTGCAACTGGGTGGCGGCCAGCGGGCCGTGCGACAAGCGCTTCGCCACCTCGGAGGAGCTGCTCAGCCACCTACGGACCCACACGGCCCTGCCGGGAGCCGAGAAACTTCTGGCCGCCTACCCCGGGGCCTCGGGCCTGGgcagcgccgccgccgccgctgccgccgccgcctcctgCCATCTGCACCTCCCCCCGCCGGCCGCCCCCGGCAGCCCCGGGTCGCTGTCCTTGCGGAGTCCACACACTTTGGGGCTAAGCCGGTACCACCCCTATGGCAAGAGCCACTTATCCACAGCGGGGGGCCTGGCCGTGCCGTCCCTCCCCACAGCCGGACCCTACTACTCGCCATACGCGCTGTATGGACAGAGACTAGCTTCAGCCTCGGCGCTGGGATACCAGTAACTACAGCTCTTTCCTCCACCCCAGccccctcaccctcctccctctccctcccctctccccacctgccGTCGccgctgcaacctccactacTGCTTGACCCTGCCGGGATTCCTCACCCAACCCTTCCCCACCGGACTGTGTATTTATTTACTATAATGTTAGCTTACAAGCTGGGAATATAAGTGCATTAACGGCCCACATGAGTCAGTGGTATGCAAAAAGTCTGTGTTCCcccaaataataatattaatcccACAAATAACGACATGATCCCCGCCCCTCTtcctttctgttattttctttttcttagatgtaagttttacattttttattccttttcctctttttttggtttttgattgGTTTGGTTttagggagaggagggagagttGGGGTCTTTGGGTTCTTCTAGACGTTTTGTTTTCCCTTCCTGGGGAGTTTCTTGCATGAGTCTTAACTTAAAACTACGTTTCccccttctctttttccctcttcccCCTTCATTCCCTCTTGTTTCCTTCCATTtcatgttctgtttttgtttttttgttgttgttttgttttgttttgtttcctttgttgtacaAGTAACAGAGAGGAGATTTTTTTTGTAACTCattttgggggtggagggagcCACCTGGGTGGCAGGGGCCCTGGAGCTCTATTGACCTAGTACACTGCTCCGGGACTCCTCCCCCGCCACCCTCCACGCATAGGGTCCTTGGTCTGGACCCTGCCCCCCAAACGTAGGGCCTTGCTCCCCTACCTTGCTCTGAGCACGGAGAGTCCTGACCCCACCAGCAGGCTCGCCCCCAGAGAGGCCCAAGTGGTCTCACAGAGCCTTGCCGTCTACCGTCACCTTCCAGACTCCCGCCCCTAACACCCAGTGGCCACAGTGCGCCTGTCGGGGCACCTGGAGCGCTCACCTGGTTGAATTCAAAGTCCCAGAAGGCCCTGCTGGCGTGAAGCCGGCCCCTTACATTTTGCGAAGTGCTTTATAGtccttgtttttctctccctCGTGGGGGCAACGACCCCACCCCTGGCggtaggggtggggtgggtgacTCTCGCTAGATCCCTCCAAAGCAGACCGGTGGCGATGTCAGCGGACGTCACGAGCTCGTTAGCTGCGTTCGGGGAAGCTTGGGGCGTCAGGGAGCGCTCGAATCACGGCAGCCCCCGCCCTCTCCTAGGCCTGGCCCGGCAGAGCACCCCAGAGTAGACCCCGCAGCGACTGGGGtcttctccccactcctccctccttctGGTCTGATGCGGCAGCGCGGGGGCTGCGGGGGCTGCGGGGCCTGTTTGAGACGAACAGAGCTCTCCCTTGGTAAGACTTATTTTGTTAATAAATGGAATACTTGGCTATATTCACACCGTGGTGTGCTTCTGTCTTGCCTCGCCCACACTCTTACTTCCAGACACCTAAGCAGATGCcctttttttattcttgtttaaaACGCCTTATGGTTTCCTTCTGTGATTTCCGTTCAAGGACGAGTTTAATGCCTTTCCTCAAGAAATGgcggagaaaaaacaaaacttctgcCAACGCATTACAAATAACATAAAaccaccttttaatttttttcccccagttggTTATGTAGCTCCTAGCCTCACTTCAAAGGCCTTGACATTTCCTGGGGCCAGGGTGGAGGGCGTGTGTAAAAGTGGATTTTCCTCTGGGCCCAGATGCGAGGTGCTAAGGGGGCTAAGAAGGGACCCCAGGACCCCAGCACCAAGGGCTCCGGCAGAAACTCCTGCAGCGCAGTCCTGGAGCCCGGCGGCCTGGCAGGCA of Macaca fascicularis isolate 582-1 chromosome 8, T2T-MFA8v1.1 contains these proteins:
- the ZNF703 gene encoding zinc finger protein 703 gives rise to the protein MSDSPAGSNPRTPESSGSGSGGGGKRPAVPAAVSLLPPADPLRQANRLPIRVLKMLSAHTGHLLHPEYLQPLSSTPVSPIELDAKKSPLALLAQTCSQIGKPDPPPSSKLNSVAAAAANGLGAEKDPGRSAPGAASAAAALKQLGDSPAEDKSSFKPYSKGSGGGDSRKDSGSSSVSSTSSSSSSSPGDKAGFRVPSAACPPFPPHGAPVSASSSSSSPGGSRGGSPHHSDCKNGGGVGGGELDKKDQEPKPSPEPAAVSRGSGGEPGAHGGAESGASGRKSEPPSALVGAGHVAPVSPYKPGHSVFPLPPSSIGYHGSIVGAYAGYPSQFVPGLDPSKSGLVGGQLSGGLGLPPGKPPSSSPLTGASPPSFLQGLCRDPYCLGGYHSASHLGGSSCSTCSAHDPAGPSLKAGGYPLVYPGHPLQPAALSSSAAQAALPGHPLYTYGFMLQNEPLPHSCNWVAASGPCDKRFATSEELLSHLRTHTALPGAEKLLAAYPGASGLGSAAAAAAAAASCHLHLPPPAAPGSPGSLSLRSPHTLGLSRYHPYGKSHLSTAGGLAVPSLPTAGPYYSPYALYGQRLASASALGYQ